The following proteins come from a genomic window of Dermacentor albipictus isolate Rhodes 1998 colony chromosome 8, USDA_Dalb.pri_finalv2, whole genome shotgun sequence:
- the LOC139049151 gene encoding uncharacterized protein, with amino-acid sequence MRSTVLSGFIVLIVCSAAYSEGSWLTQARTARAAMFPQSHGMMQPDVMPLSGSGGFHGGDSGMSFGRSTGFTGGSAPAPHGMMGDHTMGSMGSMGSMGRMPTGGLPGMDGDAPLPHGQPSSSHFLG; translated from the exons ATGAGGTCGACTGTTCTCTCCGGATTCATAGTGCTCATCGTCTGCA GTGCTGCCTATAGCGAAGGAAGCTG GCTCACCCAAGCAAGGACGGCACGGGCTGCCATGTTCCCACAATCACACGGCATGATGCAGCCGGACGTTATGCCTCTCTCAG GGTCCGGAGGTTTCCACGGGGGTGATTCGGGAATGTCATTTGG GAGGAGCACAGGCTTCACTGGGGGCTCAGCACCTGCGCCCCATGGCATGA TGGGCGACCACACTATGGGATCCATGGGATCCATGGGATCCATGGGACGAATGCCTACCGGCGGTTTGCCGGGAATGGACGGTGACGCACCTCTGCCTCATGGCCAACCTTCCTCGTCGCA TTTCTTAGGTTGA